From Megalops cyprinoides isolate fMegCyp1 chromosome 18, fMegCyp1.pri, whole genome shotgun sequence, one genomic window encodes:
- the dtx4a gene encoding E3 ubiquitin-protein ligase DTX4a, which produces MLMASAVIVWEWLNEHGRWRPYSPAVSHHIEAVIRGDPRGGSVVLGQVDNRLSPYIIDLQSMHQFRQDTGTLRPVRRSFYDPTSAPGQGWVWEWENDTGLWMTYDTDVGIAIQAARDRKQPWMDLAPLGLCYLIDFQTMTQINGQTQRRRRIQRRSDLAYPLVSGPLPKPHGWAPGAVGGSGSGALLGVGVSGVSATMNGSTYPSGTRSTSSLTPLGQPCACQQCMMVFNVKATSMAHTLGRRTVASKPPSPKPAPVSQSTATNKRSQTLPRPLPLSRSLSPGKNTAAISSLAHSFSLLGTASATLSRSSTRPPPPPLPPLPPPPPPPPQQQQTTSTATGSSCTTPTTSTPVVPTATLITTATTSSFPPAARVLGSAASSAACAAPLPTRASLAGLSRPALHRIAMAQSRALIASGVPTVPVKNLNGSSPVHPALAGITGILMSAAGLPVCLTRPPKLVLHPPPVSRSDIKPVPGLGHCCRKTTKKQARKGRTPEEVVRRYLQKVRNPPEEDCTICMEPLGSASGYKGPVVSGGPRGELVGRLAKCGHQYHLQCLVAMYNNGNKDGSLQCPTCKTIYGVKTGNQPPGKMEYHVIPHSLPGHPDCRTIRIIYNIPPGIQGPEHPNPGKPFTARGFPRHCYLPDNEKGRKVLRLLLVAWDRRLIFSVGTSSTTGESDTVIWNEIHHKTEFGSNLTGHGYPDPGYLDNVLEELRAQGITEEENVQKE; this is translated from the exons ATGTTGATGGCGTCTGCAGTGATCGTGTGGGAATGGCTGAACGAACACGGGCGCTGGCGGCCTTACAGCCCGGCGGTGTCTCATCATATCGAGGCGGTGATTCGAGGCGACCCTCGGGGCGGCAGCGTTGTGTTAGGCCAGGTTGACAACCGACTATCGCCGTATATTATAGACCTGCAGTCCATGCACCAGTTCAGGCAGGATACAG GTACCCTTCGCCCCGTGCGCCGCAGCTTCTATGACCCCACCTCTGCTCCAGGCCAGGGctgggtgtgggagtgggagaaCGACACGGGCTTGTGGATGACCTACGACACTGATGTGGGCATCGCCATCCAGGCGGCGCGGGACCGGAAGCAGCCCTGGATGGACCTGGCGCCCCTGGGGCTCTGCTACCTCATCGACTTCCAGACCATGACCCAGATAAACGGTCAGACGCAGCGGCGCCGGCGCATCCAGAGACGCTCGGACCTGGCTTACCCTCTGGTCTCCGGGCCCCTGCCCAAACCTCACGGCTGGGCACCAGGGGCCGTAGGTGGGAGCGGATCAGGAGCGCTTCTGGGAGTGGGGGTGTCGGGGGTTTCTGCCACCATGAATGGAAGCACATACCCTAGCGGGACGCGCTCCACATCTTCCCTCACTCCTCTGGGACAGCCCTGTGCCTGCCAGCAGTGCATGATGGTCTTTAACGTGAAGGCCACTTCGATGGCGCACACGCTAGGACGTAGAACAGTAGCGAGCAAACCCCCCAGTCCCAAGCCAGCACCGGTGAGCCAGTCCACTGCTACTAACAAACGCTCGCAAAcactgccccgccccctgccgCTGTCCAGGTCTCTTTCACCCggcaaaaacactgcggctATCAGCAGCCTTGCCCACTCCTTCTCACTCTTGGGCACAGCCTCTGCCACCCTCTCTCGGTCCTCTACCcggccccctcccccacctctgcccccgcttcccccacccccacctcctcccccgcagcagcagcagactaCCTCTACTGCAACCGGCTCTAGCTGCACGACCCCCACTACCTCCACCCCTGTGGTGCCCACGGCCACCCTCATCACCACAGCAACCACATCCTCCTTTCCACCTGCCGCCCGCGTCCTGGGCTCCGCCGCCTCGTCGGCCGCTTGCGCCGCCCCGCTGCCCACGCGCGCCAGTCTGGCCGGGCTGAGCCGTCCTGCCCTGCACCGCATCGCTATGGCGCAGTCGCGGGCGCTCATCGCCTCAGG gGTTCCCACTGTTCCAGTAAAGAACCTCAATGGCTCCAGCCCTGTTCACCCTGCATTGGCTG GTATTACAGGTATCCTGATGAGTGCTGCAGgacttcctgtgtgtctgaccCGCCCCCCAAAACTTGTCCTGCACCCGCCCCCTGTCAGCAGGAGTGACATCAAGCCTGTCCCAGGactgggccactgctgccgTAAAACCACCAAGAAGCAGGCCCGGAAAG gtAGAACCCCGGAGGAGGTGGTGCGGAGATACCTACAGAAGGTTCGAAACCCCCCTGAGGAG GACTGTACCATATGCATGGAGCCCCTGGGCAGTGCCTCTGGGTACAAAGGCCCTGTAGTGAGCGGCGGGCCACGGGGCGAGCTGGTGGGGCGTCTGGCCAAGTGTGGACACCAGTACCACCTGCAGTGCCTGGTGGCCATGTACAACAATGGAAACAAGGACGGCAGCCTGCAGTGCCCCACCTGCAAGACCATCTACGGGGTGAAGACGGGCAACCAGCCCCCCGGCAAGATGGAGTACCACGTcatcccccactctctcccaggGCACCCTGACTGCAGGACCATCCGGATCATCTACAACATCCCACCTGGCATCCAG ggcCCTGAGCACCCCAACCCTGGGAAACCCTTCACTGCCAGAGGATTCCCACGACACTGCTACCTCCCAGACAACGAGAAGGGGCGCAAG GTGCTGCGGCTGCTGCTGGTAGCCTGGGACCGCAGACTCATCTTCTCCGTGGGCACCTCCAGCACCACGGGCGAGTCGGACACCGTCATCTGGAACGAGATCCACCACAAGACAGAGTTCGGCTCCAACCTGACAGGCCACGGGTACCCTGACCCAGGCTACCTGGACAAtgtgctggaggagctgagggcCCAGGGGATCACTGAGGAGGAGAATGTGCAAAAGgagtga
- the si:ch211-119e14.1 gene encoding protein pxr1 isoform X2: MRSPTVNPLQVFSALLLCILPHKAVGGQSDEVVYGEPQRGIVIFLFILLALLILLLVYLYKRLNRETDGQYTVRQLVYGKGGVRERVQNGVTAIENRLGVRLRPRKAEDIEGGEEDDDREEEERERERASRKDEDSLAEEEQQQDEDSSDYSSLEGVDLRERKQLQENAEVKVVSEGEKAEEKGECKKEKEEEKGTGGEEKNSETGAAAGGLLADLKDFSGSAIWAEEQKEGDVTLL, translated from the coding sequence ATGAGGTCACCCACAGTAAACCCACTGCAAGTCTTCAGTGCCTTGCTCCTGTGCATCTTGCCTCACAAAGCAGTGGGCGGTCAAAGTGATGAAGTCGTATATGGTGAGCCACAAAGAGGCATCGTTATCTTCCTCTTCATACTCCTCGCCCTCCTCATCCTGCTCCTGGTGTACCTGTACAAGAGGCTGAACCGGGAGACTGATGGACAGTACACCGTCAGACAGCTCGTCTACGGGAAGGGCGGAGTCAGGGAACGTGTGCAAAATGGAGTGACGGCCATAGAGAACAGGCTGGGCGTAAGGCTGAGGCCGCGCAAGGCAGAAGACatagagggaggggaggaggatgatgacagggaggaagaggaaagggagcgggagagagcgAGCAGGAAGGACGAGGACAGCCTAGcagaagaggagcagcagcaggacgAGGACTCTTCGGACTACTCCAGCTTGGAAGGAGTTgacctgagggagaggaagcaaCTTCAGGAAAATGCGGAGGTGAAGGTAGTCAGTGAAGGAGAGAAGGCTGAGGAGAAAGGGGAATgcaagaaggagaaggaggaggagaagggcacaggaggagaggagaaaaattCTGAGACTGGAGCAGCCGCGGGAGGGTTGCTGGCAGACCTGAAAGACTTTTCGGGCAGTGCCATCTGGGCTGAGGAGCAGAAGGAAGGAGATGTGACTCTGctgtga
- the si:ch211-119e14.1 gene encoding protein pxr1 isoform X1, with protein sequence MGAPVSVFTMRSPTVNPLQVFSALLLCILPHKAVGGQSDEVVYGEPQRGIVIFLFILLALLILLLVYLYKRLNRETDGQYTVRQLVYGKGGVRERVQNGVTAIENRLGVRLRPRKAEDIEGGEEDDDREEEERERERASRKDEDSLAEEEQQQDEDSSDYSSLEGVDLRERKQLQENAEVKVVSEGEKAEEKGECKKEKEEEKGTGGEEKNSETGAAAGGLLADLKDFSGSAIWAEEQKEGDVTLL encoded by the exons atgGGAGCtccagtctctgtgt TCACAATGAGGTCACCCACAGTAAACCCACTGCAAGTCTTCAGTGCCTTGCTCCTGTGCATCTTGCCTCACAAAGCAGTGGGCGGTCAAAGTGATGAAGTCGTATATGGTGAGCCACAAAGAGGCATCGTTATCTTCCTCTTCATACTCCTCGCCCTCCTCATCCTGCTCCTGGTGTACCTGTACAAGAGGCTGAACCGGGAGACTGATGGACAGTACACCGTCAGACAGCTCGTCTACGGGAAGGGCGGAGTCAGGGAACGTGTGCAAAATGGAGTGACGGCCATAGAGAACAGGCTGGGCGTAAGGCTGAGGCCGCGCAAGGCAGAAGACatagagggaggggaggaggatgatgacagggaggaagaggaaagggagcgggagagagcgAGCAGGAAGGACGAGGACAGCCTAGcagaagaggagcagcagcaggacgAGGACTCTTCGGACTACTCCAGCTTGGAAGGAGTTgacctgagggagaggaagcaaCTTCAGGAAAATGCGGAGGTGAAGGTAGTCAGTGAAGGAGAGAAGGCTGAGGAGAAAGGGGAATgcaagaaggagaaggaggaggagaagggcacaggaggagaggagaaaaattCTGAGACTGGAGCAGCCGCGGGAGGGTTGCTGGCAGACCTGAAAGACTTTTCGGGCAGTGCCATCTGGGCTGAGGAGCAGAAGGAAGGAGATGTGACTCTGctgtga